In Colletotrichum lupini chromosome 6, complete sequence, a single window of DNA contains:
- a CDS encoding U3 small nucleolar RNA-associated protein 6 produces the protein MSVAEKARFYLERSVPQLREWEEKEIFTKDEIRTIVQKRSDYEHRILAPRSNPDDFTAYAKWEQSLESLRQKRCKRMKIGHVTSQHTTQSRVLAIFDRAVSRHPGRKDLWLEYLKYTADVKATKRWRRTMASALRMMPTDADLWIFAGRRSASNGDMGGARGYFMRGCRFCTSEGTLWIEYARCEMEWLAKMQAKKGGSKKKAEQENPLAGEKMDDDDEIKLIDEDDEEDEDEDVLSLPVPGKEKKKAIDEEESKALKHNPALDGAIPMAIFDISRKQPFYNPEVAERFFDMFASFAKVSSASKILQHVVDVMREQDAAHPATWNCYIRLPLVGVSHDTPEFPLGLREVLSRLGKGLDETSDKAALESKSLVWIELVLLFKGLDEGIRTVLEHTRDQLQS, from the exons ATGTCTGTCGCTGAAAAGGCCCGTTTCTACTTGGAGCGCTCTGTTCCCCAATTGCGCGAAtgggaggaaaaggaaatcttCACAAAG GATGAGATCCGTACAATCGTGCAGAAGCGCAGCGACTACGAGCACCGCATCCTCGCCCCCCGCTCCAACCCCGACGACTTCACCGCCTATGCAAAATGGGAACAATCCCTCGAGTCCCTCCGCCAGAAACGCTGCAAGCGGATGAAGATTGGCCACGTCACGTCCCAGCACACCACTCAATCCCGCGTCCTCGCCATCTTCGACCGCGCCGTCAGCAGACACCCCGGTAGAAAGGACCTGTGGCTCGAGTACCTCAAATACACCGCCGACGTCAAGGCCACCAAGCGCTGGCGCCGGACCATGGCCAGCGCCCTCCGCATGATGCCCACCGACGCTGACCTGTGGATCTTTGCCGGCCGGCGCTCGGCGTCCAACGGGGACATGGGCGGCGCGCGAGGATACTTCATGCGCGGGTGCCGCTTCTGCACGAGCGAGGGCACGCTGTGGATCGAGTACGCGCGGTGCGAGATGGAGTGGCTGGCCAAGATGCAGGCCAAGAAGGGCGGCAGCAAGAAGAAGGCGGAGCAAGAGAATCCGCTGGCGGGCGAGAAGatggacgacgacgacgagatcAAGCTCAttgacgaggacgacgaggaagacgaggacgaggacgtTCTGAGCCTCCCCGTGCCCggcaaggagaagaagaaggccatTGACGAGGAGGAGAGCAAGGCGCTCAAGCACAACCCGGCCCTGGACGGTGCCATACCGATGGCTATCTTCGACATTTCGAGAAAACAGCCGTTCTACAACCCCGAGGTGGCCGAGCGCTTCTTTGACATGTTTGCCTCCTTCGCAAAGGTCTCGTCCGCATCCAAGATTCTCCAGCACGTCGTCGACGTCATGAGGGAGCAGGACGCCGCTCACCCGGCGACGTGGAATTGCTACATCCGCCTGCCCCTCGTCGGCGTCAGCCACGACACGCCCGAGTTCCCTCTCGGCCTTCGCGAGGTTCTGTCGCGCCTGGGCAAGGGACTGGACGAGACGTCCGACAAGGCTGCGCTGGAGAGCAAGTCGCTGGTGTGGATCGAGCTGGTGCTCCTCTTCAAGGGTCTCGACGAGGGTATCAGGACGGTTCTGGAGCACACGAGAGATCAGCTGCAGTCATAG
- a CDS encoding Frag1/DRAM/Sfk1 family protein — protein sequence MVSRYKDKDGGVALVFNGQWISYLHTVTAYTAFISAFIVGVSLHYHKIVQNEWYGYPDEWFPSVSATIGDRYPERSFFMFFIAITSGPRFALVGLWYLLTRRPGQTLPKFTLAMGILRTCMCGGFTYVTSTDDHDWHDIFMISYIVASLPWTIGCVMLSPPNPQAIKYRKLIASSFFGTLVPLIYFFIQHKVHRVAGAYTIYAFFEWALILFDVAFDAVTALDFNTFEVVIKDVKGASKGENRSSVPSAVLEKQKEKASANLLTGRFTWTEALDTAADVYHGFIFWSMLTSLGVLVWYFPLWHMGISGYEAFVMSTILPAILGIRSVRSLVVNNQRAIHLISLVGLLAYQVLDPAYRLFTVGFAVATSCLGWTASFWSERAHQSRLESRIMAWTLGLVASSTAKFIWWTNNPLWPVMHAANGGWNATGFAIAVVAALRFTRRAPLTSGDIPEDSKKGGSSVLAAFGVGGLFFGIHSLLSDTSTMILWVWDGYPIRGPTANTYGWMTIVAMTAGLLVGLYRPSLMSSWTAYGVGCVGAAVLTSYHHWFGYYGALTTAFYLMGLSVPFLSTAAKRSPGTTFGLGFFIYNFMVLFHVWVVAYAFVPGGPLVREHTDWVMMTTFILIGAGVFDLTSSQARRRDTRRASPSQHKKYSTIAAAFINIVFLAAAFMRFPTNDYKPYHPEDRIMTAGIWTIHFSLDNDMWSSEYRMRDLIKELELDVVGLLESDLQRIIMGNRDTTQFLAEDLGMYVDYGPGPNKHTWGSALLSKFPILKSTHHLLPSPVGELAPAIAATLDVYGQEVDVFVFHSGQEEDPEDRRLQTEYLSKLMGESKNPSVLLSYLVTKPLQGNYNTYVSSTSGMHDVDPTDWDRWCEYILYKGLKRTGYARVSRSTITDTELQVAKFVIPQSKDEALQIEAVDDNTRNKRVTEEEVPQGRRFPAMFRGQGVRDHRYHVFNEPRYYNH from the exons ATGGTGTCAAGGTACAAAGACAAGGACGGCGGCGTCGCGCTGGTCTTCAATGGCCAATGGATCAGCTACCTGCATACTGTTACAGCTTACA CTGCCTTCATCAGCGCATTCATTGTAGGCGTTTCGCTGCATTACCACAAGATTGTCCAAAATGAGTGGTACGGCTACCCTGACGAGTGGTTTCCCTCCGTTTCCGCGACAATTGGCGACCGATACCCCGAGCGGTCCTTCTTCATGTTCTTCATCGCAATCACATCGGGCCCGCGATTCGCCCTCGTCGGACTGTGGTATCTCTTGACGCGGAGACCCGGACAGACTCTGCCAAAGTTCACCCTGGCGATGGGCATTCTGCGCACATGCATGTGCGGTGGCTTCACCTACGTAACCTCGACCGACGACCACGACTGGCACGACATCTTCATGATCTCCTACATTGTCGCATCCCTCCCGTGGACAATTGGATGCGTCATGCTGAGCCCGCCGAACCCCCAGGCCATCAAGTACCGCAAGCTGATTGCCAGCTCCTTCTTTGGTACCCTGGTGCCCTTGATCTACTTCTTCATCCAGCACAAGGTCCACCGCGTTGCGGGAG CTTACACGATTTACGCCTTCTTCGAATGGGCTCTCATCCTCTTCGACGTTGCCTTTGACGCCGTGACGGCTCTCGACTTCAACACGTTCGAAGTGGTGATCAAGGATGTCAAGGGAGCAAGCAAGGG TGAGAACCGGTCATCCGTTCCGTCCGCCGTGCTTGAGAAGCA GAAGGAAAAGGCGAGCGCAAACCTGTTGACTGGCCGATTCACCTGGACCGAGGCACTCGACACCGCCGCCGATGTCTACCACGGCTTCATCTTTTGGTCCATGTTGACCAGCTTGGGAGTTCTGGTGTGGTACTTCCCCCTTTGGCACATGGGCATCTCTGGCTACGAGGCCTTTGTTATGTCAACCATCTTGCCCGCAATCTTGGGCATTCGCAGTGTTCGCTCCCTCGTCGTCAACAATCAGCGCGCTATCCACCTCATCTCGCTGGTCGGACTGCTGGCGTACCAGGTTCTTGACCCTGCCTACCGTCTCTTCACCGTTGGCTTCGCCGTGGCCACGTCTTGCCTTGGCTGGACTGCTTCGTTCTGGTCCGAGAGAGCACATCAGAGCCGTCTCGAATCCAGAATCATGGCTTGGACTCTTGGCCTTGTCGCCTCATCCACGGCCAAGTTCATCTGGTGGACCAACAACCCGCTATGGCCTGTTATGCACGCCGCCAACGGAGGCTGGAACGCGACTGGCTTCGCCATTGCTGTTGTAGCTGCTCTGCGGTTCACTCGGAGAGCGCCCCTGACTAGTGGCGATATCCCGGAAGACTCCAAGAAGGGCGGTTCCTCGGTCCTCGCTGCTTTTGGCGTTGGCGGTCTGTTCTTCGGAATTCACTCCCTGCTCTCCGATACCAGCACCATGATCCTCTGGGTCTGGGATGGTTACCCGATCCGGGGCCCTACTGCCAACACCTATGGCTGGATGACTATTGTCGCAATGACTGCTGGTCTCTTGGTTGGCCTCTACCGCCCTTCTTTGATGAGCTCGTGGACGGCCTACGGCGTTGGCTGCGTTGGTGCGGCTGTCTTGACCTCATACCACCACTGGTTCGGTTACTATGGTGCTCTCACCACGGCCTTCTACCTCATGGGTCTGTCTGTGCCATTCCTTTCGACCGCCGCCAAGAGAAGCCCTGGCACGACATTTGGTCTCGGGTTCTTCATCTACAACTTTATGGTGCTGTTCCACGTCTGGGTCGTCGCCTACGCATTTGTTCCTGGTGGCCCCCTTGTTCGTGAGCACACTGATTGGGTCATGATGACCACATTTATCCTCATCGGCGCCGGTGTCTTCGACCTCACCTCCTCGCAGGCTCGCCGCCGCGATACCCGCCGCGCATCCCCGTCGCAGCACAAGAAGTACAGCACAATTGCAGCCGCCTTCATCAACATCGTTTTCCTGGCCGCAGCCTTCATGCGCTTCCCTACCAACGACTACAAGCCCTACCACCCTGAAGATCGCATTATGACGGCCGGTATCTGGACCATCCACTTCTCCCTCGACAACGACATGTGGTCTTCCGAGTACCGCATGCGCGACCTCATCAAGGAACTCGAGCTGGACGTGGTGGGTCTCCTCGAGTCCGACCTGCAGCGCATCATCATGGGCAACCGCGACACCACGCAGTTCCTTGCCGAGGACCTCGGAATGTACGTCGACTACGGCCCAGGCCCCAACAAGCACACCTGGGGCTCCGCGCTGCTCTCCAAGTTCCCGATTCTCAAGTCGACGCACCACCTGCTCCCCAGTCCCGTGGGCGAGCTCGCACCCGCCATCGCCGCCACGCTCGACGTCTACGGCCAAGAAGTCGACGTCTTCGTGTTCCACTCCGGACAGGAAGAGGATCCCGAAGACCGCCGTCTGCAGACCGAATACCTCTCCAAGCTCATGGGCGAATCAAAGAACCCCTCCGTCCTGCTGTCCTACCTCGTCACCAAGCCCCTGCAAGGCAATTACAACACCTACGTCAGCAGCACATCCGGCATGCACGACGTCGATCCGACCGACTGGGACCGCTGGTGCGAGTACATCCTCTACAAGGGCCTCAAGCGCACGGGCTACGCGCGCGTCAGCCGCAGCACCATCACCGACACGGAGCTGCAGGTGGCCAAGTTCGTCATCCCGCAGTCCAAGGACGAGGCGCTGCAGATCGAGGCGGTGGACGACAACACGCGGAATAAGCGCGTCACGGAGGAGGAGGTGCCGCAGGGCCGGCGGTTCCCGGCCATGTTCCGCGGCCAGGGCGTGCGGGACCACCGGTACCACGTCTTTAACGAGCCGAGGTACTACAATCATTGA
- a CDS encoding cytochrome P450: MEARPVLAAWGKSAHPPAPSSIPVLDRGKPMGSRPGKGKETVNMDSSHLWAWLGLAAVGGVLYVAGIVVYRIFFHPLAKYPGPFIAKVTDGYQLYHAWNGDRHLDFYKLHKQYGKIVRFGPNSVSFNSATALKEIYGFRSNVGKAEFYNAFVHPAPNTHNARDKDVHARKRRVLAHGFSDSAMKEMERYIIGNVRSFTAEIGRGASAETKGWSTPKNMTDWCNYLAMDILGDLSFGKAFHMLEAPDNRFALDLIAAATKRHLLCGTMPIVDKLKLDKLLFPTIAAGRARYMAYSKAQLTERTKLGEDTDRRDFFYYLLKARDPETGLGFSTPELWGESNLLIIAGADTTSTAMAATLFYLSRNPAALQRATAEIRSKFSEVEEIRQGATINTCTYLRACIDEAMRLSPSVGGLLPREVLAGGMTIDGAHIPAGTVVGTPHYTIHHNEDYFPSAYDYVPERWIVGAANPLFGGRETTEADTARAQSAFCPFSIGARGCIGKGLAYAEMSTALARTLFLYDVRKAVGVLDPAEGRADLDEGRRRVSEMQLYDTFTSMKDGPLLEFRARA; the protein is encoded by the exons ATGGAGGCCCGCCCGGTCCTTGCGGCGTGGGGTAAAAGCGCACACCCGCCAGCGCCGTCATCCATTCCCGTCTTGGACCGTGGAAAGCCGATGGGTAGCAGGCCGGGAAAGG GAAAGGAAACAGTGAACATGGATTCAAGTCATCTCTGGGCCTGGCTAGGCCTCGCCGCCGTGGGAGGCGTGCTCTAT GTCGCCGGGATCGTCGTGTACCGCATCTTCTTCCATCCTCTGGCAAAGTATCCAGGACCGTTCATCGCAAAGGTCACGGATGGGTACCAGCTCTATCACGCCTGGAATGGCGATAGACATCTCGACTTCTACAAGCTTCACAAGCAATACG GCAAAATCGTCCGCTTCGGGCCCAACTCAGTTTCCTTCAACTCCGCCACGGCTCTCAAGGAAATCTACGGCTTCCGCTCCAACGTCGGCAAGGCAGAGTTCTACAACGCCTTCGTCCACCCGGCGCCCAACACTCACAACGCCCGCGACAAGGACGTCCACGCCCGTAAGCGCCGCGTCCTCGCCCACGGCTTCTCCGACTCGGCCATGAAGGAGATGGAGCGCTACATCATCGGCAACGTGCGCTCCTTCACCGCCGAGATTGGTCGCGGCGCGTCCGCTGAGACAAAGGGGTGGTCGACGCCCAAGAATATGACGGACTGGTGTAATTACCTCGCTATGGATATCTTGGGAGACTTGTCGTTTGGAAAAGCGTTTCATATGCTCGAGGCGCCCGATAACCGGTTTGCGTTGGACTTGATCGCTGCGGCGACCAAGAGGCATCTTCTT TGCGGTACCATGCCCATCGTCGACAAGCTCAAGCTCGACAAGCTCCTCTTCCCGACCATTGCGGCTGGACGCGCGCGGTATATGGCCTACAGCAAGGCGCAGCTGACGGAGCGGACGAAGCTTGGCGAAGATACCGATCGACGCGACTTCTTCTACTACCTCCTCAAGGCGCGTGACCCGGAGACTGGACTGGGCTTCTCGACGCCAGAGCTCTGGGGCGAGTCGAACCTGCT CATCATCGCCGGCGCCGACACCACGTCAACAGCCATGGCAGCGACCCTCTTCTACCTTTCCCGCAACCCTGCGGCGCTCCAGCGCGCAACAGCCGAGATTCGCAGCAAGTTCTCCGAAGTCGAGGAAATCCGTCAAGGCGCGACAATCAACACATGCACCTACCTTCGCGCTTGCATAGACGAAGCGATGCGCCTGTCCCCCTCCGTCGGTGGCCTGCTCCCGCGTGAGGTTCTCGCAGGCGGCATGACCATTGACGGCGCGCATATTCCCGCCGGAACCGTCGTTGGCACACCGCACTACACGATCCACCACAACGAGGACTACTTCCCCTCAGCGTACGACTACGTTCCCGAGCGATGGATTGTCGGCGCGGCAAACCCGTTGTTTGGGGGCAGAGAGACGACCGAGGCCGACACGGCGAGGGCGCAGAGCGCGTTTTGTCCGTTCTCGATTGGAGCCAGAGGATGTATTGGCAAGGGGCTCGCGTATGCTGAGATGTCGACCGCATTGGCGAGGACGTTGTTCTTGTACGACGTGCGCAAGGCGGTGGGCGTACTTGACCCGGCTGAGGGACGCGCAGATTTGGATGAGGGCCGGAGGCGGGTCTCGGAGATGCAGTTGTACGACACATTTACGAGTATGAAGGATGGACCGTTGTTGGAGTTCAGGGCGAGGGCGTGA